The genome window ATTtgtatacctggagatggatcttctccatggggccggattggccttcctcgatactgagtgactgatggtcagatgtatatattccgggatggatcttccctaggtcgtatgggccatatacagtaccgagtggttgagcatgatgagtgaaaagtgtgagacagtgagattgagtactctgagagtgtgagtacgtgattCATCTCTAaaatacatggcattggcatgcacacatgacatacaggcatagagatgtatttttcctcatgttgttcggtatcacgtcattcatgactttttacacacattgatatgtgggcatagagaggtattttacacttgttatctggaaagaaaatgaaacatattatttattgtgaaaaggatatttggaaaaattacagtttttaaccttactcgtatttttggcattttcggtaaaagatttaggttttcactgagatacttgaaaagcatgactattttctggaactgtgaacgagctgagcatttttacTTCtaagatacctcttttattacttaCATTTATGATGTTATGAACCGTTGTGAGATATTGGTATTaaacccgaccttgtgttagctcgtcactgctttcaacctaaggttaggtctgttacttactgagtacatggagtcggttgtactcatactacacttctgcaccttgtgtgcagattgtTGGCAGCTGatattgttgtgttcgatgggagttggattgaagatgtacatgcgtcctGGTTGTAGCTGcatcttgttcgtggtagccttagatctataaaactctgtttacgTACCTTTCAAACAGactgtgtatttatttcatttcaacttTATAAACTCTAAACTTAGaacctcatgatttgtactaccagtccttgaaaaaTGTATAAGAATTCAGTAAATTACTATCGTTTATTTGCCTTGTTAATATCCTTGGAATTTGATagttactagttggcttacctagcaagttgggttaggtgccatcacgactagtggatttggggtcgtgacaatactacAGCCAGACCTCTCTTTAACAGCATCTCTATATAACACTTCTCTATAAAAGCCAAGCTTTTTCGGAATCAATTTTTATGTTATgctataatatatgttctctataacagcacttcgctataacgtccaaaaatattcggaacaaacgaggctattatagagaggtttgactgtagtAAATTAATACGCGCTTCGCGCGGTTGCTCGGGAAGAACTCAAATGactttaagaaaataatttctttttgtgagttttattgaaaaaataaaatatcgtGGGAAATAGTAAATTACATTCTTATATAAATAAATCAGGCGTACTAATATCATACCAATGATAATTTAGCCAAgtagaaaaatgaaagaaaaagcaCAAATATATTTGCTTTTAAATCCTTTTTGAATGAGAATTTACGGTAGAATCCAAATAAAACTATTCGCCCATCACACAATATCACTATTCAATACTTCTAAGTTACTATCAAATCTGGAAATTCTAATTTCACATTTATTCCCTGAATTTAACAACAAAATCGATTGATTGgagagaaaataaagaaaaatggtCAACTACCAAAACCAAAAAGGGAAAATCAAAAGTTTAATGAGAGGAAAGAAAAGTAGAGTTTCTATTAATATTACATCTCGTTTAATAGTCAATTTAATTTGAATATTTTACTCATCAATTTGCTCTAAAAAATTTCTCCAGGTAAAAAGGGTTAGATTTCAATTAGAGTTTTCTAttaatattttactttagctCTTCTAATTCTAGGATAATATAAGGCAAAGGAAATTATCTTCTACGTACTAATTTTAGAATTGTATTAACCGCTGCTAGAAACTTTACAACTCCTATATGATTATTCTTACTATATTGCACGTAGCAGATATATTTAGttgattttctcaaatagtaattccattatatatatttttataaataaatttataTGCTTTCGAGTAAATGGTTTTTAGGTGGATATTtagtttttatttaattttattatttgaaattcaATTTGTATACATGTAATATAAAATctataaaagaaaaacaaagttaATCAAAGTAGAAAAATGAATTAATCAGAGtaggaaaaaaatataaaaacaaaCAATGCTAAATTTGCGTGTTCTAAGATAGAATTGAACTAAAAAAGTTCATGTTgtacttttgattttctttattttatttgaaatctAATTTTTATACACATGATATAAGATGTGTTTTTGTTATCCCAAATTCTCAAAGTTTTTTGAAGGAAAACAAAATTAATCAAAGTAGAAAAGAATAAAAGAACAAACAATGCCAAATTTCCGTGTTAAGACAGAATCGAACAAAATATAATTCATGTTGTAGTTTTCAATTTCACTCTTCTATTGTTCTTTATTACACTCCAAAAAGTTAGAATTTCATCACAATATTGTGATACCTATTAAAACTTTTTTGTCTTATAGCTAGTACTAATATAAACATATTTTAAATTCTTCACATCCCATATATTCACCGGAAGGTTTTACTATAACTATGCATTACTCAATTCTTTTATAGAGACAAAAGCTTCGCTCACTAaataaaaaatcaagaaaatttAATATTCCTTTCTATTTCTTGTGAAATTAGACTTGTACGTGAAGCCTATTTTTTATTTCCTCGCAAGAAAATACAGCTCAACCAAAACTCCCCTCAAAATGCTAATTTTGAAACAACGCTAACAATATCTTCAAAAATTAAATAATCCAAATCCAACAAAATTAACCTCCAAAGACAACCAAACCTAAAAGTACTAAACAGTGAAATTACAATAGATATAACACCAGAGGTTAACATGTTAAGCACAATAGATATTTCAATTTTCAATAATTCAAGGAGAAAAAGGGCTCAAACACAAAGCACTATACTTCCAACTAACATCAATGAGAATAGGAAAACGAAAATgtataaaggaaaaaaaaaaagggagaagGCAAAAAGTTGGCGTGGCAGCGATAAAAAATTAATCTTTGAGATGCGTCTTCACAGCCTTCGGCTTCTTATCCGCTAAAGTTCTATTACCGGAAGGTTTCTCCGACATTGACTCTTCTCAGACTTTTGCCTATCTTGAGGGCTTTGGATTTTACGGAGAGATTAGAAAAAACACATTCTAAGAAAATGGAAACATAGAAGGAAGAGAGAGGGATTTGTGGAAAAGAAATAAATAGAGTAAtaatgaggaaaaagaaaagtaaggaaGAAAGAGGGATTTGAGGAAAAGGAATTAATGTGTAGTAATATGAGGATGAAGAAAACGGAAGAAAGAGATTAAATGGGATTTGATGAATAGAAATAAATGGAGTAATAATGAGGATAAAGATATATTTGTTGGCAGATTTTTTGacagaaaataagaaaaatgttCAAAATTCTGAGAAAAAAAGATAAATTGTCATACTGGTTAAAGAGGCATGCCACAtcatatagatatatagattgtCCTACCTGAGCAAAACCATGCTCGCTATAACTAACACAGTGAAGAGAGTAGAAAAGTATTTGTACACAAATGTCTCTCAACAGTTACAACCAAATACCTTAGCAAAGCCATGCTCACTATAAGGATTTTTTCCAACTCAAATAGTGCTAAACCATATACTTGAGCAAAATCATTCTCACTATTGAGAATATTCCAATTCAAACAGTGAAGAGAGTATAAAAGTTTGAACAGTAAATTTTATACGCAAATTGCTACCAACCGTTAAACCATATACTTGAGCAAAGCCATGCTCACTATAAAATTTTCTCCCAACTAAACCATATACTTGAGCAAAACCATaacttgtttttttgttttttaccaGCTAAACTATATACTTGAGCCAAGTCATGCTCTCTAATGTGCATTTTACCAAATAACATGTTCTTCAAGGACCTGTACAACTTGTTAGAATATGTTGAATTGCTGAATTCGTCGATACATAGTTCCTACAAAACCTGTAGTggcataaaaaaatattaagtttGCAGCAGTGAACAATTCAAAATTTTGGCATTGCTAAAACCCAAATTACATAAAAGAAGTTATGCACTATCACGTCATTGCTAAAACTCAAATTATATAAGAGATGCAAAAGGAGGACCAGACAGCAGCCCAATAGAAAAACCTACAGGCCAAGATGGAAACTTTACCACGCcatataaaaagaaaataaaacttaGCAAGGTTCATCTCAACCTTGTTAAGTTTCGACCGCGAGAAATAGTTGAGCAGCTTGTTATTAAGTCACCAATGTCATAATGTAAGATGATCATGATCTATTGTGAATTTTCCTAAAACATCAAAAGATCGCAGCCTTTTCCCGGACCCTGCATGAACGCGGGATGCTTCGTCAGTGTTTAAAAAAGCGCCCGCTTCctcgctttaagcgagaagcgaGGCGAAGCGTGAAGGGTACGCTTCAGCAAGGTGAAGCGACTCAGGTCAGTAAAAGCGACCGCTTCCCACTAAAAAGCGAGAAGCGGGAAAGCGAAGCGAAGTGATGGAAGCGTTTCTCTATTTTAAAATACCCAACCCTATTTTATTAAAAACGAGATTTTTGGTCGACAGTCGACTTCTTCTTCAACATCCAACAGCAGCGACTAGGGTTCTTCAACACTGGTCGACAGTCGACTTCTTCTCCTTCATCTACTACTGATTTCTGAAAGAATCTCAAAGCATCAACTagggttcttcttcttcttcaacttcaAGTTCAAGACTTCAAGAGGTATGTtctaatttttcttcttcttcttcttttcctttttctttctaaaCGTCCAAAAAGCGGCGAAATGCTGGcgaattttttttttaccttcAGTTCTTTCTCAGAAAACTACTGCCCAGTTTTACCAGTTTTTAACAGAGAATTTCTCTAATTTTTTATATCCTTTATTCTTAGTTCTTATAGCCTTTCTTATGTATTATGTAGTTGTTCTTTTAATGGCGCCAAAAGAAGATGGGAAAGACCCGGCTTGGGCTTACTCTGAAAGAGTTAGCGAGACTAGCAAGATGGCCATTAGATGTCTTTTTTGTGTAAGATTTCAAATGGGGGAATCTATCGTCAAAAAGCGTATCTAATCGGTGGTGATCCAAATGTCGCATAATGTCCTAAAGTTCTGGCGCATGTGAAGGAAGAATTGAAAGCATTCCTTCAAAAAAGAGAGTTAAAGACTCAAATGATTCATGAACAAGAACTGTATAATcttgatgatgacgatgatgaaatAGAAGAAGGTGATGATGCTTCCTCGCTTCCATCAAAATCACAAAAGCGAGGAAGGATACAACCAATGTCGTCTAGTTGTAGATCTACTGGCAAGATCAAAGGTCCTATGGATTGTTACTTCACGCAAAAATCCGGAGATAAGGAAGGAAAAAGTAATAATCCTCAAATTGATGCCAAAGCGATTTTGAGGAATCGTGCAGTTACAATGTTTGCGCGGTGAATGTATGATGCAAGTCTTCCTTTTAATTGTGTTAATTATATTGACACTTTTTCTGCTTTTATTAAGGCCGTAGGCCAATATGGCCCAGGAATGAAGCCTCCAATTTATGATGAAGTTAGAGGTCTATatctattaaaaaaaaaaaggtggaAGAGGTGAACAAAATCGTGGAGGAGCACAAAGTAGAATGGAACAAGTTTGGTTGTTCCATTATGATGGATAAGTGGACGGCAAGAAATGGAAAAATGATCATCAAATATCTTGGTGAATTCTCCTAAGGGAAGCCTGTTTCTTGAGTCCGTCGATGCAAGCGACTCTTCGACTGATTCAACCAAAATGTACTCCTTGTTCAAGAGTACAATAGACTCTATTGGAGCAGAAAATGTTGTTCAAGTTGTCACGAACAACGCCAGTGAAAATGTTAAAGCTGGTGATTTGATGTCTGTTGGGTACCCGCATATCTATTGGACTCCGTGTGCAGCACATTGCATTAATTTGATCTTCGAtgatattttcaaggaaagaccctTCAGTTCAGTCTTTAATCAAGCAATTAGAGTGCATTCCTATATTGCTCAAAggcctttgttattgaatatgatAAAGAGATTCACTAAACAAAGAAGCTTGGTGAAACCTGCAAAGACAAGATTTGCTACCGCTTTCTTGACTTTGCATAGGATGTATGAACAAAAAAGCAATTTGAAGAAGTTGTTTGTTTCAGATGAGTACACTAACAGTGCCTATGGAAGGGAAGCTCGAGGGAGAGAATCTGCAGATATTATACTTTCTCCTTCATTCTGGAACAATgtggttcatgcattgaagattagTGGTCCTTCAGTTAAAGTGCTTCATTTGGTGGATGGGGAGCAAAGGCCACCAATGGGCTACCTGTACGAAGCAATAGATAGGGGAAAGGAAGCTACTCAAGCCTCTTTTAGTGATCACAGAAAATACAAAAGAGTCTTTGAGATCATAGATAAAAGGTGGGATGGTCAGCTTCATCGCCCTTTGCATGCAGCTGGACTTGTTTTGAACCCGGAACTGCTTTATGACAATGAAGAGAGGATTCTAGGAGATGAACCCTTGTGGAATGGATACATTGAATGTATTGAGAAGTTGATATCTGATTTATCCGTGCAAGATAAAATAACAGAGCAATTTAATACTTATAGAAATGTTGAGCAACTCTTTGGAAAAAACATGGCGATTAGACAAAGAAAGATGAAGTCACCAGGTGAGCGAGTGTTTATATGTTGCTTTATAGTTAATAAGTTATTTCTTTATCaatattatgttttgaaaatttgttcTACTTCTACAGTTGAATGGTGGAAGCAGTATGGTCATTCCACTCCAAATTTACAAAAGTTTGTCATCAAGGTTCTAAGTCTAACATGTAGCTCATCCTGGTGTGAAATGAATTGGAGTGTGTTTGAGCATGTAAGAACTAAGAAGAAAGATTTAGTATATtgagataattaaattatatctcaATTGTCCTAATCTTACTAATTACTTATTATTTGCGGATTCATACCAAAAAGAGGAACAAACTAACCTTGAAGCGTCTCAATGATCTAGTCTTCATTAAGTACAATAGAACATTGAGGCATCGCTACAGCGCTCGCAATGTAATTGATCCAATTAGTTTGGACAACATCGATGATGCTAATGAATGGCTAATTGGAGTCCCGGAAGATCATGCAAATGAAGAAGTATTTGAGGATACTTCTGATTTCACTTGGGGTGATGTTGCGGAGGCGCGTGGAATTGGGGAGAGGATTTATGGTTTGAGGGGGAGTACCTCAACTTCAAGTTCACAGAGGAAGGGGGAAAAAGCAGCTACTTTGTCCCtagttgatgaagaagaagaagttgaagaagatgacgaacaatataataatgatagtggaatacaagaatttgacaatcttgtagaagaataggatgcttattttgtgctttaattgatgctactctttagttttttaattgaagtattgaacatttgcttacaattacatgtgttgtctatgcactatttattttaatttttttttaaattccgcttcacttcaaaaaagtgagcgcttcgcttctcgcttctcGCTTCTCGTGAAATAGGGGTTGTCGCTTttcctcgcttcacgctcttcacaacactgtGCTTCGTGCACCGGGCTGACCTTTATTGAACATCTTATTATTACCAAAATTCATCAAGGAGTAGCATAATGAGAGTTTTTATATAGTAAGCATAAATGGAGCCACAACAAACAAATCAGTGATTTCATGTGAATAATGCTCATAACCATCAATATTTACAAGGTAAGAATTATGCACAAGAGGAATATAGGCAAATACtactcaaaaaatatatatatcaaacaTCAGGGTAATCTATATGATTTTTAATTGTTACCTATCATGACTGGCATTTTTAAACATGGTAAAAAATCAGGGATTATGATAATAAATCAGCTTCAGCAAATAAACAGAAGGCTAAAGAGCTCACTTAAGTTCAACAAATGTTATCTCAACGAGAAATAGTTAACAAACCACATGTTTCTCCCATCAATATAATCTTTCAACAGAAATAGGTTTCAAGGGGTTAACTAACATTGCAAGGTTGAGATCATTAAGTTTCAAGGAAGACTAACTTGAGTCTCTGAATAGTAAGAAATCTTTATAGTGACATTTTCTCTATGTGAGACAAGTTAAAAAGCTGACACAACTATGAAAAAAGGGCTACCTCTGTCAGTGTTCTTCCTCAGTAGTCTCCTGAACCTCCCCAACAGGCTCTTCCCCTGCAGTTATCTCAAGATCTAGCACGTCTTTCAGCACCATAGAGAGGACTGGGAGATTCTTCTCAAGAATCGATATGAGTCCCTTTCTAGCTAGTTGCCTTTGATAGGCCAGTTCTTCTCTTATCAGGACCCTAGCTTGTTTCTCCATGTCCGCTTTTGCCTTCAAAATAGCTGATGAGAAACAGGATTCTGAATCTTTTTGGGAGTTCGAAATTTCATCTTGGATAGTATTCCACAGTAGTTTCTGTCCCAACATCACCGTCAAGGTAGGTATCTGAAAAGACAAAAGAAAATACATTAACATTAACATTTCAAATTACATTTGATAACTGAATGTATACTAGCCACTGAAACTAACCAAGACTACAACAACATTTTTCACGGCGATACTACTTTTTGCAGCTACCGTATGGATAGGGGTCGGTTTCACCGGCTTCTTATATCGCCAAGTCTTAATTTTCGCGTCCTTCTCCGATACAAACTTCCCAAACCGAAGCATTAGGGGGTGAGTTTTTCCCCTCTCTTCAATTCTGTCAGCCAATTTTCCCACAATAAACTTCAAAACTGGGTTGTAAGGCATGTTTGAGACTGGGAGTTGGGCCGCCGGAAGTTGGATTGCTGTACTGATTGAGACTGGAAGTTGGGCCGCCGGAAGTTTGGGTTGCTGAAACCCTAGTGGAGAAGCGCGCCAAGTTAAAATGACATTCGCGTATTTGATATATCAAAATGGGATCTGAGGGGCCCGGGTCAGATACCGGCCACTATTTAAAATATGACCAGCATTTGTAGGGGGAAGTGCACAGATAGTCACTAATTAGTGATGTCTTTACTTTTTAGCCACTATTTtaaatgtatttactctttagctagtgcttaataaatttttacccgcCCGGACAAAAATACCCATGTGATAGACATgggtgctgtgtaaatattaaggacgtggtgtccttaacttcatgagtgttgtgtaaatattaaggacaaagtatcATGTATTTGCATCTTctgttgttaaattttaggacaCCATGTCCTCAACTTCATacgtgcagtgtaaatgttaaggacatggtgtccatgggtgttgtgtaaatattaaggacatagtgtccttaacttcttgcgtgttgtataaatattaaggacaaagtgtcatgtatttgcaccttctgctgttaaactttaggagatcatgtcattaacttcatatgtgcagtgtaactGTTAAGGACGCGGTGtcattaacttcatatgtgcaatgtaaatgctaaggacataatgtccttaacttgtatttgcaacttctgttgttaaactttaggacatcatgtccttaacttcatatgtgcagccTAAATGTTAAgaacataatgtccttaacttcatgtgtgcaatgtaaatgttaaggccataatgtccttaacttcatatgtgcagtgtaaatgttaaggacgtggtgtctttaacttcatgtgtgcaatgtaaatgttaaggacgtaatgtccttaacttgtatttgcaacttctgttgttaaactttaggacatcatgtccttaacttcatatgtgcaacgtaaatgttaaggacatagtgtccttaacttcatgtgtgcaatgtaaatgttaaggatataATGCCCTTAACTTgcatttgcaccttctgttgttaaaactttaggacatcatgtcattaacttcatatgtgcagtataaatgttaaggatatggtgtccttaacttcatgtgtgcattgtaaatgttaaagacatattgtccttaactttatgagtattgtgtaaatattaaagacatggtgtccttaacttcatgagtgatgtgtaaaatattaaggacatggtgttcttaacttcatgaatgatgTGTAAAATATTAAGACATGGTTTGTGCTtgatatttacacaacactcataaaattaaggacacaatgtccttaatatttacacatcactcatgaagaaagggtaaaaatgaCTTTTTGTATcgattttaatagagtagtggctatttttgttTAACATTAAAAATACTGGCTAAAAAATAAATACCACTTAAAAGAGTGGCTATACCACGCCATTTCTTCGCATTTGTATTGCAAAATAGTGCAAATGATTAGGCTTCCGTTACTTTTGTTCGAGAGAACGTGGAAAGTGGGTAAAAATAGTACGTGCTAGCCAGTTTTTggactggtcattcaaaaatagtcagcgtttgccAAGTCactgaaaaatagccactattatgCTGCAACAtagaccggtccagcataatatactggagttcggtgcgcctgtgtatgaacttccaacatattatactggaactccaacacgcgaaaagttccagcataatatactagagattcgAGCACAtgtgtataaacttccagcatattatactggaccggtatactttgctggaactccagtatattatgctggagttctagtatacttatgctggaactACATTATTTGTAACTCaattatattatgctggagttccagtatacttatgctggaactccagtataatatactggagtattttctggattttgaacagtattttcgttcagatttttctttacatgaaaagtggctaaatcgattacttttgaaagtgtggctatttttgaatgaccacttgtaaatctggctttTTTGAGTTTCTTCGCAATAGACTTTATTATGCAGATTTGTTTTTGGGCAAATATCACTTTTAGCTCGTGaccaaaattatttatattctgTAGCTATAAAAGTATATGAAAtttacatatttttatatataacatacacacacacatatatataatcgaaatatatatatatatatatatatatatatatatatatatatatatatatatcatttccCCTTTATTCGTTCATTTTATTCATgcatatttcttttccttttttatcttatatatatcgtatttttcatatctttcacatatttctatatatagatatattttcttttcatCCCGTGGCGGCCAGAGTAAAGCTGCTAAAGCAGCTGCTTTAGGCCCCTTATTTTCTGGGACCCCAAATTTTTCTAATAAATATATATGTTATTTTGTTTAAGCGGATGATAAATAAAATCCTAAATTAGAAAGTACGTCTCAAGAGAGATTAACTAGATTAGATGTAttagaaattaaaaataaattattaaaatgaaACGATTATAAAATTATTAATACTTTACATATATAAAAAGTTAGGAAAATGAAATTCaaacaaaattatatatgaagttctttttttttttactaacaaAAAGCTTAAGGCCTTTTATTGAAGTTTTGCTTTAGGCCACCATATTTATTGAGTCGTTCCAGTTTCATCTACTTTTGAGCATTTCGTAGAATGCAAAAAGAGTATGACTGGGAAATTCTTCAAATATTAGTatgatttttattaatatttttagtCCCccgaaaatcttttttttttcacttaaACGTCGGAGCAAACGAAATAAGTTTTACTTAAATATGAGACTAGAGAGGGTGAGAAGTCAACAAAATCTTTCGCTCACCATCAAAGGTTGTCATGAAGTGGTTCATTTTTAAACGATTTTAAGTTCAGGGATTGAAGTTATTTTTGTAGGAAGCAGAGCAAATCCAACTAGAAAAACTCACATTTAGTAGGGATAATAAGGCTTGAACTAATGACTCCACCACATTAAGGTGACACTAGCGTTGTGTTATATGCCTTCCCTACCCCATCGAGAAATAAAACTGACTAATTTGTCAAAGGGTCAAGAAAACTCAATGCCATTATTCTTGGAGTCGAATGTGCTTTTCGCACTATTACGGATTTGAAAATAATGGTTAATATCGAATGCAATTGTCAATTGTCCATATCCAAAATAGGATTGATCACCAATTCCGAAAGAGCTGAACTTACATCTTTTCCTTTCAAGAGTTTTTATGTGTTTCCATGCCACATTGAGACCCTAAAAATGGACAAATTACTTTTCTTATGAACACATACAAAATTCGTTATTAAGGACCCTACCGTTAACTATTTCATTCATGAATTTTatagtaataaaaatatatattctacGAGATAGAATTGTGTACTTGTTATCGTCTTGCCGGGCAAGTAAAGATTTTGCCTCTGTAAAACGAATGATTGATTCGGATAGAGTATTTAGCTAAAAAAAAATTATCACACCTTTTAATGTCGTTTCTTGATTTCTCTTTGGGTTTCTAACATTATTTGTTCTATCATTTAGTCAACGGAAGAAATTATTCCGCAAGATTACTAATGatgataatatttttttaaaaatggctcagaatatgatatttttagttgatttcggtcaatatttttagtaaacgggcccATATCTgtactttgacggtcccggtaggtccgtattgaattatgggacctgggcgtatgtccggaatcgaattcggaggtccctagcttgagttatgaatttttgataaaaattaaaagtttgaaaattaattatttttaagaattgattgatatttggcattgttagtatcaggtCTGCATTTTGGTTTCGTAGCCCGGtacaagtttattatgatatttaaga of Nicotiana tomentosiformis chromosome 7, ASM39032v3, whole genome shotgun sequence contains these proteins:
- the LOC104089195 gene encoding uncharacterized protein, whose product is MYSLFKSTIDSIGAENVVQVVTNNASENVKAGDLMSVGYPHIYWTPCAAHCINLIFDDIFKERPFSSVFNQAIRVHSYIAQRPLLLNMIKRFTKQRSLVKPAKTRFATAFLTLHRMYEQKSNLKKLFVSDEYTNSAYGREARGRESADIILSPSFWNNVVHALKISGPSVKVLHLVDGEQRPPMGYLYEAIDRGKEATQASFSDHRKYKRVFEIIDKRWDGQLHRPLHAAGLVLNPELLYDNEERILGDEPLWNGYIECIEKLISDLSVQDKITEQFNTYRNVEQLFGKNMAIRQRKMKSPVEWWKQYGHSTPNLQKFVIKVLSLTCSSSWCEMNWSVFEHRNKLTLKRLNDLVFIKYNRTLRHRYSARNVIDPISLDNIDDANEWLIGVPEDHANEEVFEDTSDFTWGDVAEARGIGERIYGLRGSTSTSSSQRKGEKAATLSLVDEEEEVEEDDEQYNNDRIMIINQLQQINRRLKSSLKFNKCYLNEK
- the LOC104089194 gene encoding uncharacterized protein: MPYNPVLKFIVGKLADRIEERGKTHPLMLRFGKFVSEKDAKIKTWRYKKPVKPTPIHTVAAKSSIAVKNVVVVLIPTLTVMLGQKLLWNTIQDEISNSQKDSESCFSSAILKAKADMEKQARVLIREELAYQRQLARKGLISILEKNLPVLSMVLKDVLDLEITAGEEPVGEVQETTEEEH